One Lemur catta isolate mLemCat1 chromosome 15, mLemCat1.pri, whole genome shotgun sequence genomic window carries:
- the LOC123621161 gene encoding translation initiation factor IF-2-like, whose translation MPMFRKRETCVSSTAYGENSFSRGCRIGVRDPPAQCRLCSAEGSFGVFLREEARAWGFPAFPERKAAASRSRPCQAQRGSAMAPLTSSRHLGSAPGPRPPEPPDSPAHWPRFTEPAAFFRSAGTPGGAATGSRVGGQAGARARAAGPPGAGEGGCSLSSPGRVNALHLGLACGWGPFPSALGPGYPSPRALTAGQVGPPRFPVREQGGAGAGGEVGAGAGGGVSGPAGPSLVNILFC comes from the exons atGCCGATGTTCAGGAAAAGGGAGACTTGCGTCTCCAGTACCGCATACGGCGAAAATTCGTTCAGTCGCGGGTGCAGAATCGGGGTCCGGGATCCGCCCGCACAGTGCCGCCTGTGCTCAGCAGAAG GTTCCTTCGGAGTCTTCCTGCGAGAAGAGGCGCGGGCCTGGGGGTTCCCCGCGTTTCCTGAGCGCAAGGCCGCCGCGTCCCGCTCCCGCCCGTGCCAGGCCCAGCGGGGCTCTGCCATGGCTCCACTCACCAGCTCCCGCCACCTGGGTTCCGCTCCCGGACCTCGGCCACCCGAGCCTCCCGATTCGCCCGCCCACTGGCCTCGCTTTACGGAGCCTGCAGCCTTCTTCCGGAGCGCCGGGACCCCAGGCGGCGCCGCGACTGGGAGCCGGGTcggaggccaggctggggcgcGGGCCAGAGCTGCTGGGCCTCCAGGAGCGGGAGAAGGAGGGTGCTCCCTCTCCTCTCCGGGCCGTGTCAATGCTTTGCACTTGGGGCTGGCGTGCGGCTGGGGGCCCTTCCCCAGTGCCCTGGGACCCGGGTACCCCTCGCCTCGGGCCCTGACGGCGGGTCAGGTCGGCCCTCCGCGCTTTCCAGTCCGGGAGCAGGGaggcgcgggcgcgggcggcgaggtgggggccggggcagggggaggggtctCGGGGCCCGCCGGTCCGTCAttggttaatattttattctgttga
- the TBX2 gene encoding T-box transcription factor TBX2, translating to MREPALAASAMAYHPFHAPRPADFPMSAFLAAAQPSFFPALALPPGALAKPLPDPSLAGAAAAAAAAAAAAEAGLHVSALGPHPPAAHLRSLKSLEPEDEVEDDPKVTLEAKELWDQFHKLGTEMVITKSGRRMFPPFKVRVSGLDKKAKYILLMDIVAADDCRYKFHNSRWMVAGKADPEMPKRMYIHPDSPATGEQWMAKPVAFHKLKLTNNISDKHGFTILNSMHKYQPRFHIVRANDILKLPYSTFRTYVFPETDFIAVTAYQNDKITQLKIDNNPFAKGFRDTGNGRREKRKQLTLPSLRLYEEHCKPERDGAESDASSCDPPPAREPPPSPGAAPSPLRLHRARAEEKSCAADSDPEPERLSEERSGPALGRSPAPDSASPPRLTEPERSRERRSPERGKEPAESGGDGPFGLRSLEKERSDGRRKDEGRKEAGEGKEPGLAPLVVQTDSASPLGTGHLPSLAFSSHLHGQQFFGPLGAGQPLFLHPGQFAMGPGAFSAMGMGHLLASVAGGGGNGGGGGPGTTAGLDASGLGPAASAASTAAPFPFHLSQHMLASQGIPMPTFGGLFPYPYTYMAAAAAAASALPATSAAAAAAAAAGSLSRSPFLGSARPRLRFSPYQIPVTIPPSTSLLATGLASEGSKAAGSNSREPSPLPELALRKVGAPSRGALSPSGSVKEAASELQSIQRLVSGLESQRALSPGRESPK from the exons ATGAGAGAGCCGGCGCTGGCGGCCAGCGCCATGGCTTACCATCCGTTCCACGCGCCACGGCCCGCCGACTTCCCCATGTCCGCCTTCCTGGCGGCGGCGCAGCCCTCGTTCTTCCCGGCACTCGCGCTGCCGCCGGGCGCCCTGGCCAAGCCGCTGCCCGACCCGAGTCTGGCCGGGGCGGCGGCCGCAGCAGCAGCGGCCGCGGCAGCGGCCGAGGCGGGGCTGCACGTCTCGGCACTGGGCCCGCACCCGCCCGCCGCGCATCTGCGCTCGCTTAAGAGCCTGGAGCCTGAGGACGAGGTGGAGGACGACCCCAAGGTGACGCTGGAGGCCAAGGAGCTGTGGGACCAGTTCCACAAACTGGGCACGGAGATGGTCATCACCAAGTCCGGGAG gaGAATGTTCCCCCCGTTCAAGGTGCGAGTCAGCGGCCTGGACAAGAAGGCCAAGTACATCCTGCTGATGGACATTGTGGCCGCTGATGATTGCCGCTATAAGTTCCACAACTCTCGCTGGATGGTGGCAGGCAAGGCCGACCCGGAGATGCCCAAACGCATGTACATCCACCCAGACAGCCCGGCCACAGGGGAGCAGTGGATGGCCAAGCCTGTGGCCTTCCATAAGCTGAAGCTGACCAACAACATCTCTGACAAGCATGGCTTC ACCATCCTGAACTCCATGCACAAGTACCAGCCGCGCTTCCACATCGTGCGAGCCAACGACATCCTGAAGCTGCCGTACAGCACCTTCCGCACCTACGTGTTCCCAGAGACCGACTTCATCGCTGTCACTGCCTACCAGAATGACAAG ATCACGCAGCTGAAGATCGACAACAATCCCTTTGCCAAGGGCTTCCGGGACACCGGGAACGGCCGGCGGGAGAAAAG GAAGCAGCTGACGCTGCCGTCTCTGCGCCTGTACGAGGAGCACTGCAAGCCCGAGCGCGACGGCGCCGAGTCGGACGCCTCATCTTGCGACCCTCCCCCCGCGCGGGAACCACCGCCCTCCCCGGGCGCGGCGCCCAGTCCCCTGCGCCTGCACAGAGCCCGAG CCGAGGAAAAGTCGTGCGCCGCGGACAGCGACCCGGAGCCGGAGCGACTGAGCGAGGAGCGCTCCGGGCCGGCGCTGGGCCGCAGCCCGGCTCCGGACAGCGCCAGCCCCCCTCGCTTGACCGAACCTGAGCGCTCCCGGGAGCGGCGCAGTCCGGAAAGGGGCAAGGAGCCGGCTGAGAGCGGCGGGGATGGCCCGTTCGGCCTGCGGAGCCTGGAGAAGGAGCGCTCCGACGGCCGGCGGAAGGACGAGGGGCGCAAAGAGGCGGGCGAGGGAAAGGAGCCTGGCCTGGCGCCGCTGGTGGTGCAGACAGACAGTGCGTCCCCCTTGGGCACCGGAcacctgcccagcctggccttcTCCAGCCACCTGCACGGGCAGCAGTTCTTTGGGCCACTAGGAGCCGGCCAGCCGCTCTTCCTGCACCCAGGACAGTTTGCCATGGGTCCCGGCGCCTTCTCTGCTATGGGCATGGGTCACCTGCTGGCCTCGGTGGCAGGCGGCGGTGGCAATGGCGGAGGCGGAGGGCCTGGGACCACCGCGGGGCTGGACGCTAGCGGGCTGGGTCCCGCGGCCAGCGCAGCAAGCACCGCCGCGCCCTTCCCATTCCACCTCTCCCAGCACATGCTGGCATCTCAG GGAATCCCAATGCCCACTTTCGGAGGCCTCTTCCCCTACCCCTACACCTACATGGCAGCAGCGGCCGCAGCCGCCTCTGCTTTGCCGGCCACCAGTGCTGCGGCTGCGGCTGCTGCAGCGGCTGGCTCCCTATCCCGGAGCCCCTTCCTGGGCAGTGCCCGGCCCCGCCTGCGCTTCAGCCCCTACCAGATCCCGGTCACCATCCCGCCTAGCACTAGCCTCCTCGCCACCGGGCTGGCATCCGAGGGCTCCAAGGCTGCAGGGAGCAACAGCCGGGAGCCCAGCCCCCTGCCCGAGCTGGCTCTCCGCAAAGTGGGGGCCCCGTCCCGTGGTGCCCTGTCACCCAGCGGCTCAGTCAAGGAGGCGGCTAGTGAACTGCAGAGCATCCAGAGACTGGTGAGTGGGCTGGAGAGCCAGCGAGCCCTCTCCCCCGGCCGGGAGTCGCCCAAGTGA
- the LOC123621162 gene encoding LOW QUALITY PROTEIN: striated muscle-specific serine/threonine-protein kinase-like (The sequence of the model RefSeq protein was modified relative to this genomic sequence to represent the inferred CDS: deleted 2 bases in 1 codon) — translation MGVLASNSTGTLGMEGAVRRTLNSAGGGRGHRPVREREGAENHVPTPGGITRRESWSWLRARGRLRTGLPTPGGSTDLGPRAETRTGGRWLRRTGRAASSQLHSGRVVAATTRPRRPAYPLLQCPKASLTLQGLAPGALDGKAAGTRACEEGVCGDRVSSPVNQSLPSPQAIPAPTPPLLRSRAGAAAPALPKGAEPGGTSPAHRQLRRGAFPGTGGARSALRSPGRLRRTTGLEAPTPHFLAVGRPLEGQSLKELDLNSEPAFLRFGKDSNSNPASSPSCAVLDPKVRGTSRQAGSRKSRSAPCSLDWAAAEGSPVGKGEGVGAPGPLWALSRERLQEWRLTHSGSTGFPEPEATPVFPVPPLGAGSEPGARSVRGPRQLPKCPRDGAPGQGPAVAGPRTLG, via the exons ATGGGGGTGCTGGCTTCCAACTCAACAGGGACACTAGGGATG GAGGGCGCTGTCCGCAGGACGCTGAATTCGGCTGGAGGGGGTAGGGGGCATCGGCCCGTGCGTGAGCGGGAGGGCGCAGAAAACCACGTTCCAACCCCGGGAGG CATTACTAGGAGGGAGAGTTGGAGTTGGCTGCGGGCCCGCGGCCGCCTGCGGACGGGGCTGCCGACACCAGGGGGCAGCACCGACCTGGGGCCGCGGGCAGAGACGCGAACCGGAGGAAGGTGGCTGCGAAGGACTGGCCGGGCGGCCTCGTCGCAGCTGCATTCTGGGCGCGTCGTTGCTGCAACAACACGG CCCAGGCGCCCCGCGTACCCGCTGCTCCAGTGCCCCAAGGCCTCCTTAACCCTTCAGGGCCTGGCACCAGGGGCCCTGGACGGCAAGGCTGCCGGCACTCGGGCCTGTGAGGAGGGCGTGTGTGG GGACCGCGTTTCCTCCCCCGTTAATCAGAGTCTTCCGAGCCCTCAAGCCATTCCTGCCCCCACTCCTCCGCTGCTGCGATCTCGAGCCGGAGCGGCCGCTCCTGCCCTGCCGAAGGGCGCGGAGCCCGGGGGCACCTCACCAGCGCACCGCCAGCTCCGGCGCGGGGCATTCCCGGGGACGGGAGGGGCGCGATCGGCCTTGCGCTCCCCAGGACGCCTCCGCAGAACTACCGGGCTGGAGGCCCCGACCCcccacttcctggctgtgggaCGGCCCCTAGAGGGACAGAGCCTCAAGGAG CTTGATTTAAACTCTGAGCCTGCCTTCCTCCGCTTTGGGAAGGACTCAAACTCCAAtcctgcttcctctccctcctgcgCCGTCCTTGACCCCAAAGTTCGGGGCACCAGCCGGCAAGCAGGGTCCCGAAAAAGTCGGAGCGCTCCGTGCTCTCTGGACTGGGCGGCGGCGGAGGGGAGTCCCGTGGGCAAAGGGGAGGGAGTCGGAGCCCCGGGTCCTCTCTGGGCACTCTCCCGGGAGCGCCTTCAGGAGTGGAGGCTG ACCCACTCCGGAAGCACCGGATTTCCAGAGCCGGAGGCCACCCCTGTTTTCCCTGTCCCTCCTCTTGGCGCCGGGAGCGAACCTGGAGCCCGCTCAGTCCGCGGGCCGCGGCAACTCCCCAAATGCCCACGAGATGGCGCTCCAGGCCAGGGGCCGGCTGTGGCCGGACCGCGCACCCTGGGCTAG